The genomic DNA TAACGAAACTGAAAGGACGTAGAAATCATGATCGATAACCTCTCAGACATTCATATTTTTTCCGGCCTACCTGAAGAGGATTTGCAGTATATATTCCCGTTCCTCAAGGAAAGGCAATTTAAGAAAAACCATATTCTAATGTTTGAGAATGACGAAAGCGATGAAATTTATCTTCTACGCTCAGGCATGGTTAAAATTTATCGCATGTACGAAGGCAAAGAAGTGGTCCTTAGCATTACGATGCCCGGCGATATTATCGGTGAAGTTGAATCCCTGTCGAATAACTATCACCGGATTTCATCGATTGAAGCGTTGGAGAATGTTTCTGTCTGGCAGATCTCCGGCCATGACTTCATGCACATCGTCGATAAATATCCTGTCGTTCTGAGAAACGCTTACAAGATCCTTGTAGAGCGTACCCGGATGCTCAATCGCATGATTCGCTACTTAACCTTCTATGACGTCCGGGGTAAAGTCGCCAACTTAATCATGGATCTA from Paenibacillus woosongensis includes the following:
- a CDS encoding Crp/Fnr family transcriptional regulator — encoded protein: MFENDESDEIYLLRSGMVKIYRMYEGKEVVLSITMPGDIIGEVESLSNNYHRISSIEALENVSVWQISGHDFMHIVDKYPVVLRNAYKILVERTRMLNRMIRYLTFYDVRGKVANLIMDLYYNFGTTKENVYKIDLKINQSLLANMIGITRESISKTLGDFQAEGLIDIRDKHLYLLDMKLLESMCHVTEELPTLRKWYNN